From Lolium perenne isolate Kyuss_39 chromosome 5, Kyuss_2.0, whole genome shotgun sequence, a single genomic window includes:
- the LOC127301934 gene encoding mavicyanin has translation MASSSAVLVTLLIASYVAAAAATTFDVGDGHGWDTGVDYTDWTVGKTFAVGDTLVFNYTRKAHTVTEVSQSGYDACDGGNSVSNDDSGATTVTLTTPGVHYFICDVPGHCAGGMKLAVTAAVVGGDVGSTTGSTIPAGDAGGSSLVPATRAVAVGALLIMLIPLF, from the exons ATGGCATCCTCTTCTGCCGTTCTCGTCACGCTGCTGATCGCGAGCTACGTCGCGGCGGCCGCAGCCACGACGTTCGACGTGGGCGATGGGCATGGCTGGGATACCGGCGTCGACTACACTGACTGGACCGTTGGCAAGACGTTCGCCGTCGGCGACACGCTAG TGTTCAACTACACGAGGAAGGCGCACACGGTGACGGAGGTGAGCCAGAGCGGCTACGACGCTTGCGACGGCGGCAACTCGGTGAGCAACGACGACAGCGGCGCGACAACGGTGACGCTCACGACGCCCGGCGTGCACTACTTCATCTGCGACGTCCCCGGCCACTGCGCCGGTGGCATGAAGCTCGCCGTCACTGCCGCCGTCGTCGGGGGTGACGTCGGCTCGACAACGGGAAGCACCATCCCAGCAGGGGACGCCGGGGGATCGTCCTTGGTTCCTGCGACGAGGGCCGTCGCCGTTGGGGCTCTGCTGATCATGCTGATTCCGCTGTTCTGA